A window of the Salinirubellus salinus genome harbors these coding sequences:
- a CDS encoding tetratricopeptide repeat protein — translation MGDGGDEVLSLVASRADFLEALRERPLEKREMVDVLEYSRATVNRVVNELESSGLVTRTGEGYEPTLVAVLAVEEYRDFLVRERDILRAQPVVDHLDHRANVPREFLRGAQISSGRETNENLHDLADWLEGKDDVGVVLPPTRPLAVLEACRNVLVETDGAVRLIVPVEAYRGLTGAGQLLPEMAGGGCHVTAAETPPYGLVTASAAGEWSARLLIYDSDEGAFGAVQNERGRAVDWAREIVEELRADGTDVTNELELAHGAEVPERASRDVWHPLALENEGFVRLTEEYFKAHEPRDFSVALRTGLTLSEVEAGYAVERTLEGEASDEAQSLTQHLVKRLSGGQDCAIVGQPGSGKSTVAKAVACAWFDRDIGTVLYRESGTGDSFGSVALLRNYLRTTHEETLVVVEDAVRESANDVFRLAEEFRADDSVHFLFDARSSEWMDTRSLPVDAAVREYKNAVPEVIELGDPEFGDCERFLGRFHSLSGVETNLSPQDLLDGVWDDEANSGGMFLLAHRVSLYADPVGVASSTTPTRLVEDVQRRLAELADEGTLTKEAALFVHLLNAAGERVTADFVDVHAGGPGGEATDRPLARLHDLGVVWTSDQQGRLRIGHELWSRRMLTEALEVFDDAPGLLGRAVDRVLALAEEQSGARTEAGGRGRLARRIAPDPETWADEFTRRLFRYGCDVPALAPYFGRFDEQPFSLEARCSTVGALHCHRDRAKMLAGSGQLEAALEEYRSVEREIPEGEGSDEVREVRARCVGGAATVLMRLGRLDEAEAAFERALEAHREIGDRTGEADALQGLGMVYFRRTEYGRDLEYQRAALELFEEFGELRRQSNALGNMASVYVSMEAYDEATEHAERSLELRERIGFDLGVAQCHNVLGRVAEAKNDLDRAREHHRETLARAVELGNPEWQVIGYINLGNVATGLGNLVTAEEYLERGIRTVESMGDVRDEAILRRNLAEVWRQQGKYDTAAQEAGEALECAEEVSDDRVRGLSKGVLGRVALAEGRYGEAESTLTEALEAFDELELREPSISVLLAIAQVAIEEGRPDEAKPHLDRAESALEEADSSDQSYEAKLSCLRACVEYASGDFNRARAQRKDALQRSRELANMYVVAWLHTHLGLAESGYGQDRDAEQTLKRGRRLAAEVGATGLEQRSQSRLATET, via the coding sequence GTGGGCGATGGAGGAGACGAGGTGTTGTCGTTGGTCGCATCTCGGGCCGATTTCCTGGAGGCGCTCCGGGAACGGCCACTGGAGAAACGCGAGATGGTAGATGTCCTGGAGTACTCGCGTGCGACAGTCAACCGTGTAGTGAACGAGTTAGAAAGCTCTGGGCTGGTGACTCGTACCGGGGAGGGGTACGAACCGACCCTCGTAGCGGTCCTAGCGGTCGAGGAGTACCGGGATTTCCTCGTCCGGGAGCGCGACATTCTGCGAGCACAACCGGTCGTTGATCACCTTGACCACCGTGCGAACGTGCCACGAGAGTTCTTACGAGGGGCACAGATATCGAGCGGTCGAGAGACTAACGAGAACCTACACGACCTCGCAGACTGGCTGGAAGGTAAAGACGATGTAGGAGTAGTCCTTCCCCCGACTCGTCCGCTGGCAGTCTTGGAGGCGTGCCGGAACGTGTTGGTCGAGACTGACGGGGCGGTTCGGTTGATCGTCCCAGTCGAGGCTTACCGTGGACTCACCGGGGCGGGGCAGTTACTCCCAGAGATGGCCGGAGGAGGGTGTCACGTCACAGCGGCTGAGACACCCCCGTACGGACTGGTGACAGCCAGCGCTGCCGGCGAGTGGAGCGCTCGTCTCTTGATATACGATTCAGACGAGGGGGCGTTCGGAGCCGTCCAGAACGAGAGGGGGCGTGCTGTAGACTGGGCACGAGAGATTGTGGAGGAACTCCGAGCGGACGGGACCGACGTGACGAACGAACTCGAACTCGCACACGGAGCCGAAGTGCCGGAACGGGCCAGTAGAGACGTTTGGCACCCTCTCGCGCTCGAAAACGAGGGCTTCGTCAGACTCACCGAGGAGTACTTCAAGGCGCACGAACCGCGGGATTTCTCCGTGGCACTCCGGACCGGATTGACCCTCTCGGAGGTCGAAGCGGGCTACGCGGTCGAACGGACGCTCGAAGGAGAGGCCTCAGACGAGGCGCAGTCCCTCACGCAACACCTTGTCAAGAGACTCTCGGGGGGACAGGACTGTGCTATAGTTGGCCAACCCGGGAGTGGGAAGAGCACGGTAGCTAAAGCAGTGGCCTGTGCGTGGTTCGACCGAGATATCGGTACCGTACTGTACCGCGAGTCGGGGACGGGGGACTCGTTCGGGTCGGTAGCGCTCCTCCGGAACTACCTCAGAACGACTCACGAAGAGACGCTGGTCGTCGTCGAAGACGCCGTCAGAGAGAGTGCTAACGACGTGTTCCGACTAGCCGAAGAGTTCCGAGCGGACGATAGCGTCCACTTCTTGTTCGACGCACGTTCGAGCGAGTGGATGGACACGCGCTCGCTGCCGGTAGACGCCGCAGTCAGAGAGTACAAGAACGCGGTTCCGGAGGTGATCGAGTTGGGAGACCCTGAATTCGGGGACTGCGAGCGGTTTCTCGGGCGATTCCACTCGCTGAGTGGTGTCGAGACGAACCTCTCACCGCAGGACCTACTGGACGGCGTCTGGGACGACGAAGCAAACTCCGGGGGGATGTTCCTGCTCGCACACAGGGTCAGCCTCTACGCCGACCCCGTTGGGGTCGCGAGCAGTACCACCCCGACGCGACTTGTCGAAGACGTCCAGCGGCGGCTAGCTGAGTTGGCCGATGAAGGGACGCTGACCAAGGAGGCAGCACTCTTCGTCCACCTCCTGAACGCGGCAGGCGAGCGAGTGACGGCTGATTTCGTCGACGTCCACGCAGGCGGTCCGGGAGGGGAAGCGACCGACAGGCCGCTCGCACGGCTCCACGACCTCGGAGTCGTCTGGACCTCGGACCAGCAGGGTCGGCTTCGAATCGGTCACGAACTCTGGTCGAGGCGGATGTTGACGGAGGCACTAGAGGTGTTCGACGACGCACCGGGACTGCTCGGGCGGGCGGTAGACCGGGTACTTGCACTCGCTGAGGAGCAGTCTGGGGCGCGCACGGAGGCAGGCGGGAGAGGTAGGCTGGCGAGACGTATCGCCCCTGACCCGGAGACGTGGGCGGACGAGTTTACCCGACGACTGTTCAGGTACGGCTGTGACGTACCGGCACTCGCTCCGTACTTCGGGCGGTTCGACGAACAGCCGTTCTCCCTCGAAGCTCGTTGTTCGACTGTCGGTGCCCTCCACTGTCACCGCGACCGGGCGAAAATGCTCGCCGGGAGTGGCCAACTGGAGGCCGCGCTGGAAGAGTATCGGTCCGTCGAACGGGAGATACCAGAGGGAGAGGGATCCGACGAGGTGCGAGAGGTCAGGGCGCGCTGCGTTGGAGGTGCCGCGACGGTCCTCATGCGTCTGGGGCGTCTGGACGAGGCAGAGGCAGCGTTCGAGAGAGCGCTCGAAGCGCACCGCGAGATTGGAGACCGGACGGGGGAGGCGGACGCGTTACAGGGGCTGGGGATGGTGTACTTCAGGCGGACCGAGTACGGGCGTGACTTGGAGTACCAGCGGGCAGCACTCGAACTGTTCGAGGAGTTCGGCGAGTTACGCCGCCAGAGCAACGCGCTGGGGAACATGGCGTCCGTCTACGTCTCGATGGAGGCGTACGATGAAGCCACCGAGCACGCCGAGCGAAGTCTCGAACTGCGTGAAAGAATCGGATTCGACCTCGGGGTCGCGCAATGTCACAACGTCCTGGGTCGGGTCGCCGAGGCGAAGAACGACTTGGATCGGGCGCGGGAGCACCACCGCGAGACGCTCGCGCGAGCAGTAGAACTCGGTAACCCGGAGTGGCAGGTGATCGGGTACATCAACCTCGGAAACGTAGCCACGGGATTGGGTAACTTGGTGACCGCCGAGGAGTACCTCGAACGAGGGATACGGACGGTCGAGTCGATGGGCGATGTCCGCGACGAGGCGATACTGAGGCGGAACCTCGCGGAGGTGTGGAGGCAACAAGGGAAGTACGACACCGCGGCCCAAGAGGCCGGTGAGGCGCTGGAGTGCGCAGAGGAGGTGAGCGACGACCGGGTCCGAGGGCTCTCGAAGGGTGTTCTGGGTCGGGTCGCCCTAGCCGAGGGACGGTACGGGGAGGCAGAGTCGACCCTCACGGAAGCACTCGAAGCGTTCGACGAACTGGAGCTTCGGGAGCCGAGCATTTCTGTGCTGTTAGCCATAGCGCAGGTCGCCATCGAAGAGGGGCGGCCCGACGAAGCGAAGCCACACCTCGACCGCGCAGAGAGCGCTCTTGAAGAGGCGGACTCCTCCGACCAGTCGTACGAGGCAAAACTGTCGTGTCTCCGTGCGTGTGTCGAGTATGCGTCTGGCGACTTCAATAGGGCACGTGCACAGCGGAAAGACGCACTACAGCGGTCCAGAGAACTCGCAAACATGTACGTCGTCGCCTGGCTTCACACTCACCTCGGTCTCGCGGAGTCTGGCTACGGACAGGACAGAGATGCTGAACAGACGCTGAAACGTGGTCGGCGACTCGCAGCGGAAGTTGGAGCGACGGGGCTCGAACAGCGTTCTCAGAGCCGGCTAGCGACCGAGACGTAG
- a CDS encoding DUF7537 family lipoprotein, producing MRGNRRRTLLSVAVVVIVLLAGCGANAPGTPTADVTETSTPESTPTPTPTPTPTVTPTPTATPTPTATPEPTLSDVSLPPGMTTDSVNRRLAQAHVFALGEQSLTLSRTTDFDFQPAITTTTRIANDTALSVRSDSFSETTTWINDSGQYSRTESSSGVTYGTTDRPFRLEGVLEQFRYQTYFEAANFEPTEVVQRDGELLIRIEADAITSPSTYQQTFSIDSVERFEATGLVTQDGVIRSLSVEQEFVRDGRTVEESVSLRVTDVGNTTVQRPSWISQAVEQAVQVSFSSPSDGQYVAVTHEGGASVSAGANVFVFASGDYNGRLAEQFSEGDTLYLYVQNDQLVVSRSQPGENVQTRSFSGSVTVGMFNEGSEVFQEFVNVG from the coding sequence ATGAGAGGAAACAGACGACGAACCTTGCTGAGTGTCGCCGTGGTCGTGATCGTTCTGCTCGCTGGTTGTGGAGCGAATGCACCAGGGACACCCACTGCCGACGTGACTGAAACGTCAACACCCGAATCTACCCCTACTCCGACGCCGACGCCGACGCCGACGGTGACGCCGACGCCAACAGCGACACCGACACCGACGGCAACCCCCGAGCCGACACTGAGCGACGTATCGCTCCCCCCCGGAATGACCACGGACTCGGTTAACCGCCGGCTTGCACAGGCGCACGTCTTCGCTCTCGGTGAACAGTCACTGACGCTCAGTCGGACTACAGACTTTGATTTCCAACCCGCGATCACTACCACCACTCGGATCGCGAACGACACCGCACTCTCGGTCAGGTCCGACTCGTTCTCGGAGACGACGACCTGGATAAACGACTCCGGCCAGTACTCCAGGACCGAGTCCAGTAGCGGTGTGACGTATGGGACGACCGACCGACCGTTCCGCTTGGAGGGGGTCTTGGAGCAGTTCCGTTACCAGACGTACTTCGAGGCCGCGAACTTTGAGCCGACCGAGGTCGTTCAGCGAGACGGTGAACTACTGATCCGAATCGAAGCCGACGCGATTACGAGTCCGTCCACGTACCAGCAGACGTTCAGCATCGACAGCGTGGAGCGTTTCGAGGCGACTGGTCTCGTGACGCAGGACGGTGTGATTCGATCCCTGAGTGTCGAGCAAGAGTTCGTACGGGACGGGCGTACTGTCGAAGAGAGCGTCTCGCTACGTGTCACTGACGTCGGCAACACCACAGTTCAACGCCCATCTTGGATCTCGCAGGCTGTCGAACAGGCGGTTCAGGTCAGCTTCTCGTCGCCGAGCGATGGCCAGTACGTCGCAGTGACACACGAGGGCGGTGCGTCGGTCTCTGCCGGAGCCAACGTCTTCGTATTCGCGTCCGGTGACTACAACGGTCGACTCGCCGAACAGTTCTCTGAAGGGGACACTCTGTACCTCTACGTACAGAACGACCAACTCGTGGTGTCCCGCTCACAACCCGGCGAGAACGTCCAGACGCGCTCGTTCTCCGGGAGCGTCACCGTCGGGATGTTCAACGAAGGTTCCGAGGTGTTCCAGGAGTTCGTTAACGTCGGTTAA
- a CDS encoding tyrosine-type recombinase/integrase: MTVEDMKPTDAVALYLEDRAAELADLTLAGYRSRLGTFTDWLDVDMMSEITPLILKQYKAERAPELAEDSLKGQLDTLRHFIRWSETLGLVESGMHKSVVSPAGGEQRSTTLSAERADAILGYLERYERASFDHTLLTTMWHTSLRTGSLRALDVEDIHTGDGWLDVQHRPETNTPLKNGNDGERPVSISPRVADLLSEHLHHRRIDKDDDSGRTPFFTSRYGRRSATNIRMIVYRWTRPCVIGQECPVGRDPAECEAAVDNRLAGKCPESVSPHAIRRGAITHFLSEDVEPTDVSARADVSMGVLRKHYDVRTPHDKMNQRRGSFDAL; this comes from the coding sequence ATGACTGTAGAAGACATGAAACCGACAGACGCAGTGGCATTGTATCTCGAAGACCGAGCCGCGGAGCTGGCTGACCTGACGCTTGCAGGGTATCGCTCCCGCCTCGGGACATTCACCGACTGGCTCGACGTCGACATGATGAGCGAGATTACCCCGCTCATTCTGAAACAGTACAAGGCCGAGAGAGCCCCTGAGCTGGCCGAAGACTCACTCAAGGGGCAACTGGATACGCTCCGGCACTTCATCCGATGGTCGGAGACACTCGGACTCGTCGAGAGCGGGATGCACAAGTCCGTGGTCTCCCCCGCCGGAGGAGAACAGCGAAGTACTACCCTCTCGGCAGAGCGAGCAGACGCCATCCTCGGCTATCTCGAACGGTATGAGCGGGCTTCGTTTGACCACACGCTGCTGACGACAATGTGGCACACGAGCCTCCGTACCGGCTCCCTACGAGCGCTGGACGTGGAAGACATCCATACCGGCGATGGATGGCTCGACGTACAACACCGTCCAGAAACGAATACTCCACTCAAAAACGGGAATGATGGCGAGCGACCAGTGAGCATCTCTCCCCGAGTAGCCGACTTGCTCTCAGAGCATCTCCACCACCGACGTATCGACAAAGACGACGACAGCGGTCGAACTCCGTTCTTCACGTCTCGTTACGGCCGCCGGAGCGCAACGAACATCCGGATGATCGTCTACCGATGGACCCGCCCTTGCGTGATCGGTCAAGAGTGTCCCGTCGGCCGTGATCCGGCCGAGTGTGAAGCCGCGGTCGACAATCGCCTCGCAGGCAAGTGTCCAGAAAGCGTCTCTCCACACGCTATCAGACGCGGGGCAATCACCCACTTCCTGAGTGAGGACGTGGAGCCGACCGATGTGAGTGCACGAGCAGACGTCTCAATGGGCGTCCTGCGGAAACATTACGACGTCCGAACCCCGCACGACAAGATGAACCAGCGGCGTGGGTCTTTCGACGCTCTGTAA
- a CDS encoding transposase: protein MTATATKTLQATLAPPTAHKERRLQRTVATYRRALSESFESGADTQTAVNDVVTPYTLTSYAKDALKSYVPKLRDTYNASELKDDHPVRFTNRGWRLDHSEERRHEFCWRVPQAGRGNAFWIPLRINPAQRELWDNLLDGDVTVGEFRLQEHRTNWVLHVTVEYEVAEPTEPDEPTHIGFDIGESKLLTGCALRDGTPTQPYIYNGSRARHLRKEMFTTLRRLQERDAEWRIQERFDHYQNALTDIVEKASREAVEYAQQFENPVIVLEDLSYIREHLDYGKWMNRRLHNWAFARLTGRIEDKARDAGICVRFVNPAYTSQTCHECGHIGSRSSQAMFRCTNDECWVTEYQADINACVNIARRVNPWGERCELKLHTDDSPQDGSACDSTTGHREQSRQSRQTTLGDFSSETSDDETSLVGSPAL, encoded by the coding sequence GTGACCGCTACTGCCACCAAGACGTTGCAGGCCACGCTCGCGCCCCCAACGGCGCACAAAGAGCGTCGTCTTCAACGGACTGTGGCTACCTACCGTCGTGCCCTCTCCGAATCGTTCGAGAGTGGCGCTGACACGCAGACTGCGGTCAACGACGTTGTGACGCCGTACACGCTCACGTCCTACGCCAAAGACGCGCTCAAGAGCTATGTCCCGAAACTGCGGGACACGTACAACGCTTCTGAGTTGAAAGACGACCATCCCGTTCGGTTCACGAACCGTGGCTGGCGTCTCGACCACTCTGAGGAGCGACGACACGAGTTCTGCTGGCGCGTCCCACAGGCAGGACGTGGCAACGCATTCTGGATTCCACTTCGCATCAATCCCGCACAGCGAGAGTTGTGGGATAACCTCCTCGACGGCGACGTGACAGTCGGCGAGTTTCGACTCCAAGAACACCGCACCAACTGGGTGCTTCACGTCACTGTCGAGTACGAGGTCGCGGAGCCAACTGAACCAGACGAACCGACGCACATTGGCTTCGATATTGGCGAATCCAAACTCCTGACGGGCTGTGCCCTTCGGGACGGTACTCCAACCCAACCATACATCTATAACGGCAGTCGTGCCCGACACCTCCGCAAGGAGATGTTCACGACGCTCCGTCGCCTCCAAGAGCGAGACGCCGAGTGGCGTATTCAAGAACGATTCGACCACTATCAAAACGCCCTCACAGATATTGTCGAGAAGGCGTCTCGTGAAGCCGTCGAGTACGCTCAACAGTTCGAGAACCCCGTTATCGTTCTCGAAGACCTGTCGTACATCCGTGAACATCTGGACTACGGCAAGTGGATGAACCGCCGTCTCCACAACTGGGCGTTCGCACGACTCACTGGTCGAATCGAGGACAAGGCCCGTGACGCGGGCATCTGTGTCCGATTCGTGAATCCTGCGTACACCAGTCAGACGTGCCATGAGTGTGGACACATCGGTTCTCGTAGTTCTCAAGCCATGTTCCGCTGCACGAACGACGAGTGTTGGGTGACGGAGTACCAAGCAGACATTAACGCGTGTGTGAACATCGCACGTCGCGTCAACCCGTGGGGAGAGAGGTGTGAGCTGAAACTTCACACCGATGACTCGCCACAGGATGGGAGTGCTTGTGACAGCACCACAGGACACCGCGAGCAGAGTCGGCAATCCCGACAGACGACGCTCGGGGACTTCAGTTCTGAAACCTCCGACGACGAGACTTCCCTTGTAGGAAGCCCCGCCCTTTAG
- a CDS encoding glycosyltransferase family 4 protein has protein sequence MEDTLRVGVNARTFSVDEPGGAVQAAVQMVRALAARDDTEVVLFGHPDTQQHFPDLPLDSTGYVVDSQLYGAVWERAILPRRASLANVDLLLAPNGNGPIHETPYPTVVWVHDVNAIRGHSAGVHRLYRRATVPRAVAAADAVTTISQFSKEEIIKHLPVEESDVHVIHNGLAEPYLDAARAGPATQQSASALVADGGEPSHDGVAAELPDRYVLFVGSLNPRKNVARLVEAFARLKRETGLPHELVMAGPSPKRIFQQLDVDAATERDAAITSVGFVSDAELRGLYRGADCFAFPSLYEGFGLPPLEAMAMGTPVVTSSVSSLPEVCGNAAVLVNPYDVGAIRNGIEEVLTDERLAEGLVTDGRTQVRRYTWERAARQFVRVGTELVKAN, from the coding sequence ATGGAAGATACCCTCCGTGTCGGTGTGAACGCCCGGACGTTCTCCGTCGATGAACCCGGCGGCGCGGTGCAGGCGGCCGTTCAGATGGTGCGGGCGCTGGCCGCCCGTGACGATACCGAGGTCGTCCTGTTTGGACACCCCGACACACAACAGCACTTCCCCGACCTCCCGCTGGATTCGACCGGTTACGTGGTCGATTCACAGCTCTACGGGGCAGTGTGGGAGCGAGCGATTCTCCCGCGACGGGCCTCGCTCGCCAACGTTGACCTATTACTTGCACCGAACGGGAACGGGCCGATTCATGAGACGCCGTACCCGACTGTCGTCTGGGTACACGACGTGAATGCGATTCGGGGGCATTCGGCGGGTGTTCACCGGTTGTATCGGCGGGCGACGGTGCCGCGGGCGGTGGCGGCCGCGGATGCGGTCACGACCATCTCGCAGTTCTCGAAGGAAGAGATCATCAAGCACCTCCCGGTCGAGGAGAGTGACGTACACGTCATTCACAACGGCTTGGCCGAGCCGTATCTCGATGCGGCCCGAGCAGGGCCGGCCACGCAGCAATCGGCGTCGGCGCTGGTCGCGGACGGCGGGGAGCCGTCACACGACGGGGTTGCTGCTGAGCTTCCGGATCGATACGTGTTGTTCGTCGGGTCGCTCAACCCACGCAAGAACGTCGCGAGGTTGGTCGAGGCGTTTGCCCGGCTGAAGCGAGAGACGGGACTGCCACACGAGTTGGTGATGGCCGGGCCGTCCCCGAAGCGTATTTTCCAGCAGCTCGACGTGGATGCTGCGACCGAACGCGACGCGGCGATTACCTCAGTGGGGTTCGTCTCCGATGCTGAGTTGCGTGGGCTCTATCGCGGAGCCGATTGTTTCGCGTTTCCGTCGTTGTACGAGGGGTTCGGCCTGCCGCCGCTGGAGGCGATGGCGATGGGGACGCCGGTAGTCACGAGCAGCGTTTCGTCGCTACCGGAGGTGTGTGGGAACGCCGCGGTGCTGGTGAATCCATACGATGTTGGAGCGATTCGGAACGGTATCGAGGAGGTACTGACGGATGAGCGACTAGCAGAGGGACTGGTCACGGATGGCCGGACGCAGGTGCGACGGTACACATGGGAGCGCGCGGCGAGACAGTTTGTTCGTGTCGGCACGGAACTGGTAAAAGCGAACTGA
- a CDS encoding NUDIX hydrolase — protein MTPTTVPRRRVGVKALITRGEQVLLTRERRSDGTIYHSLPGGGVEPGETPYEALSRELREELDCTAAIGEQVGSCSYQHRSIDATTEYDLYAVSLDGEPTPDPGEGIVGVAFHDPAALPESMLEPLAEAVGRLERGTAVQRAVWTSVEPVLGD, from the coding sequence ATGACTCCGACGACTGTGCCACGTCGACGCGTCGGCGTGAAAGCCCTCATCACACGCGGCGAGCAGGTACTCCTCACCCGCGAGCGACGCAGTGACGGCACGATATACCACTCACTCCCCGGCGGCGGTGTCGAACCGGGAGAGACACCCTACGAGGCGCTGAGTCGGGAACTCCGGGAAGAACTCGATTGTACGGCCGCAATCGGAGAACAGGTTGGTTCTTGTTCGTACCAGCATCGGAGTATCGACGCGACGACGGAGTACGACCTGTATGCCGTCTCCTTAGACGGTGAGCCGACACCTGATCCGGGCGAGGGCATCGTTGGAGTGGCGTTTCACGACCCGGCTGCGCTCCCGGAGTCAATGCTCGAACCGCTCGCAGAAGCGGTGGGTCGGCTTGAGAGGGGGACGGCAGTTCAGCGTGCAGTCTGGACATCTGTCGAGCCTGTGCTGGGCGACTGA
- a CDS encoding ArnT family glycosyltransferase yields the protein MPAAGRRRHHLASQHRLRRRRGCGSPAVTDLQKAVTRRLSTAHGSRALTWVGAGLRSPAAWLTLLGSLLYLPGLGGYPLRGWDEAIYATAARYALERGDYLVPHLYWLASNGEIVYEPFLEKPPLSMWLMTLSMGVFGPSEFAARLPQALAATAVAPVLYLGTRSLLGRRRATIAGGLWLTTTFVATGNNAARFGGTDALHTLFGTVFVFTVWRLVSTQSVTEANGGLSRPHHRPRAAFWAVGVAAGITLLIKGFAAGSFVIAVLPLALVRWHVFARHWQATLELIGITISIAVPWVLLAYLRYGETLVNELIREQVLARATGDLVETSFETTFAFMRFPYFRELPAQFDPWIYFLFPAVIWSIWYGVYRGDDSRVTTDGWLLWWGVSTVGVFVLTGNHGWYLLPAFVPGALLVAGLFDDALAGRLGALAGVAAGATLLLLYSFRLAGISPVASAKPAIPVTDGVPFVVLTALGTAAVCLYGAYTHTDSVLTAPAAAQGVLNSRLSRVLLGLVLVVGGVAVVGTSANTAGASYNEQGAFALALNEQLDSGEPVYLTPTATEQLALFTFGFYIDAPLATTPETPPDDGYLVAVEPAPDTVTPPAVAGGAEAAVAVAVELPDGRVLVAYDLGAVSRSP from the coding sequence GTGCCCGCCGCCGGGCGTCGAAGACACCACCTCGCCAGCCAACACCGGCTTCGCAGACGCCGAGGCTGCGGGTCGCCGGCCGTGACTGATCTTCAAAAAGCGGTCACACGCCGTCTCTCAACAGCGCATGGCAGTCGGGCGCTGACGTGGGTCGGAGCGGGCCTCCGCTCACCGGCCGCGTGGCTCACCCTGCTCGGGTCTTTGTTGTATCTCCCGGGGCTCGGCGGGTACCCTCTTCGGGGGTGGGACGAGGCGATTTACGCGACTGCAGCCCGCTACGCGCTCGAACGGGGGGATTATCTCGTTCCACACCTCTACTGGCTTGCGTCTAACGGCGAGATCGTCTACGAGCCGTTCTTGGAGAAGCCACCGCTGTCGATGTGGCTGATGACACTGAGTATGGGCGTGTTCGGGCCGTCAGAGTTCGCAGCCCGACTCCCGCAGGCGCTCGCTGCGACGGCCGTCGCGCCGGTGTTGTACCTCGGGACGCGCTCGTTGCTGGGACGGAGACGGGCGACGATAGCGGGTGGTCTCTGGCTGACGACGACGTTCGTCGCGACGGGGAACAACGCCGCCCGCTTCGGGGGGACGGACGCGCTCCACACCCTCTTCGGAACGGTGTTCGTCTTCACGGTCTGGCGGTTGGTCAGCACGCAGTCGGTAACAGAGGCAAACGGGGGGCTGTCCCGTCCACACCATCGCCCACGGGCTGCGTTCTGGGCCGTCGGAGTGGCAGCCGGCATCACGCTCCTCATCAAGGGGTTCGCCGCCGGGAGTTTCGTCATCGCCGTCCTCCCACTCGCCCTCGTCCGCTGGCACGTCTTCGCGCGGCACTGGCAAGCGACGCTCGAACTCATCGGTATCACGATCTCGATTGCGGTGCCGTGGGTGTTGCTCGCGTACCTCCGCTACGGGGAGACGCTCGTCAATGAGCTGATCCGTGAGCAGGTACTCGCGCGGGCGACGGGAGACCTCGTGGAAACGAGTTTCGAGACGACGTTTGCGTTCATGCGCTTTCCGTACTTCCGTGAACTTCCGGCGCAGTTCGATCCGTGGATATACTTCCTGTTTCCGGCGGTCATCTGGAGCATCTGGTACGGAGTGTATCGTGGGGACGATAGCCGCGTTACGACCGATGGGTGGTTGCTCTGGTGGGGGGTCAGCACCGTCGGTGTCTTCGTCCTGACCGGAAACCACGGGTGGTACCTGCTTCCAGCGTTCGTGCCCGGCGCGTTGCTGGTAGCCGGGCTGTTCGACGATGCGCTTGCCGGGCGGCTCGGGGCACTAGCTGGTGTCGCTGCGGGTGCGACACTCCTGTTGCTGTATTCGTTCAGACTGGCCGGCATCTCGCCGGTGGCGAGTGCAAAGCCAGCGATACCGGTGACAGACGGCGTTCCGTTCGTCGTCCTGACCGCCCTCGGGACAGCCGCGGTGTGTCTGTACGGAGCGTACACACACACCGATAGCGTCCTCACAGCCCCCGCTGCCGCACAGGGAGTTCTCAACAGCCGGTTAAGCAGGGTACTGCTTGGGCTCGTTCTCGTGGTCGGGGGGGTTGCAGTCGTCGGGACGTCCGCGAACACGGCGGGAGCCTCGTACAACGAACAGGGGGCGTTCGCACTCGCGCTGAACGAGCAACTCGATTCCGGCGAGCCGGTGTATCTCACCCCAACGGCGACCGAGCAACTCGCGTTGTTTACCTTCGGGTTCTACATCGACGCGCCGTTGGCAACTACCCCCGAGACGCCACCGGATGATGGATACCTCGTGGCCGTCGAACCGGCACCAGACACGGTGACGCCCCCGGCGGTTGCCGGTGGGGCTGAGGCAGCCGTCGCTGTCGCAGTCGAACTCCCCGACGGGCGGGTACTAGTCGCGTATGACCTCGGCGCGGTCAGCCGGTCACCCTGA